One Pseudonocardia sediminis DNA window includes the following coding sequences:
- a CDS encoding DegT/DnrJ/EryC1/StrS family aminotransferase, with protein MTTTARGMAATVRVLGRGELGRYTGGGRSEVASFENELRSVIGVEHALAVNSGTSALIAALVGAGIGPGDEVLVPAYTWVSTAAAPLAVGAVPVLVEVDETLTLDPIDLKRKITEHSRAVIPVHMLNLVCDMDAIMEVAGEHGLTVIEDACQAVGVTYRGRRVGSIGHAGCFSFNQHKNIRSGEGGAVLTNDRTLAERASMYHDVGSYERPGFTGDDAGLIVGVNLRMPELSAAVLRPQLKGLDAQLARRRRHREIMVDALRGTLAAGRSHLVPHHDPEAATGLAVAFADTPDAVSFGAARGVHRLADTGRHVYTNWRSLHARNPAHPGMDPYGWAARDVDHGPDACPETLRILDRTCAVDLAPELPTPAFRLLASRTSGQA; from the coding sequence ATGACCACGACCGCGCGGGGCATGGCCGCGACCGTCCGTGTTCTCGGGCGCGGTGAGCTGGGCCGGTACACCGGTGGGGGACGCTCCGAGGTCGCGAGCTTCGAGAACGAACTGCGCAGCGTGATCGGCGTCGAGCACGCCCTCGCCGTCAACAGCGGCACCAGCGCCCTGATCGCCGCCCTCGTCGGAGCCGGTATCGGGCCGGGCGACGAGGTCCTCGTCCCCGCCTACACCTGGGTCTCGACGGCCGCCGCGCCACTGGCCGTCGGCGCCGTGCCGGTGCTGGTCGAGGTCGACGAGACGCTGACCCTGGACCCGATCGACCTCAAGCGGAAGATCACCGAGCACAGCCGCGCGGTCATCCCGGTCCACATGCTGAACCTGGTGTGCGACATGGACGCGATCATGGAGGTCGCCGGCGAGCACGGGCTGACCGTGATCGAGGACGCCTGCCAGGCCGTCGGCGTGACGTACAGGGGCCGCCGGGTGGGCTCGATCGGGCACGCCGGGTGTTTCAGCTTCAACCAGCACAAGAACATCCGGAGCGGTGAGGGCGGCGCGGTCCTGACCAACGACCGTACGCTCGCCGAGCGGGCCTCGATGTACCACGACGTGGGCAGCTACGAGCGTCCGGGCTTCACCGGTGACGACGCCGGACTGATCGTCGGGGTCAACCTGCGGATGCCCGAGCTCTCCGCCGCCGTGCTCCGTCCGCAGCTCAAGGGCCTCGACGCCCAGCTCGCCCGCCGCCGCCGGCACCGCGAGATCATGGTCGACGCGCTGCGCGGCACGCTCGCGGCCGGACGCTCGCACCTTGTCCCGCACCACGACCCCGAGGCCGCGACCGGCCTGGCCGTCGCGTTCGCCGACACCCCCGACGCGGTGTCGTTCGGCGCCGCCCGCGGGGTGCACCGCCTCGCCGACACCGGCCGTCACGTCTACACGAACTGGCGCTCGCTGCACGCCCGTAACCCCGCGCACCCGGGCATGGACCCGTACGGCTGGGCCGCACGTGACGTCGACCACGGTCCGGACGCATGCCCCGAGACGCTCCGGATCCTCGACCGCACCTGCGCGGTCGATCTGGCCCCCGAGCTCCCCACCCCCGCCTTCCGCCTCCTGGCCTCCCGCACCTCCGGCCAGGCCTGA
- a CDS encoding FAD-dependent oxidoreductase, translated as MIIDARRALPGSSFDAEVCVIGSGPAGATVAAELADRGLRVIVLEGGGTGRDRTADDTYRGVAGEGAHDPVEAVRQKRLGGTSAVWGGRCAPLDDVDFSEREWIPDARWPIAHDELRRYYGRAQRHLDAGECEYSAAASGFPDPSPEVTETDALRWDDLWRWSPPTTFAPRMRTLAQTGRIRLFTHATVTRLDRDPVGGAATEAVVVPRRGQEVRVRAREFVLAAGGLESTRILLASDGYGGSGLGAGIGNAHDQVGRHYMTHPVGEVGRLRLTPAGQALGLGYAVTPEGVYARRMLSLAPSVQAEQGLGNLKAAVWFADPKDPSHRDALLSTFALTYWGMGRVRAGFKAAGTHAQYTSTTGISRHLRNVVGDPRRVARFARGWARPRLTGERHLPSFMPLDSSHCRLRFDAEQTPSATNRVTLDRERDALGQCRLRIDYSVSASDRQSIATSLTLIGKELERTGLATVDLSDVERVGDLPMTDGTHQMGLLRMADSPREGVVDARCRVHGTPNVHVASSAVFPSSGAVGPTLALVAMACRTADGIS; from the coding sequence ATGATCATAGACGCGCGACGTGCGTTGCCCGGCAGCAGCTTCGACGCCGAGGTCTGTGTGATCGGCAGCGGGCCGGCCGGGGCGACCGTGGCCGCCGAGCTGGCCGACCGAGGCCTGCGGGTGATCGTTCTGGAGGGTGGCGGCACCGGTCGGGACCGCACCGCCGACGACACCTACCGCGGTGTCGCCGGCGAGGGTGCCCACGACCCGGTCGAGGCGGTCCGGCAGAAGCGTCTCGGCGGGACGAGCGCGGTCTGGGGCGGTCGCTGCGCCCCGCTCGACGACGTCGACTTCTCCGAGCGCGAGTGGATCCCGGACGCTCGGTGGCCGATCGCGCACGACGAGCTGCGCCGCTACTACGGCCGCGCCCAGCGTCACCTCGACGCCGGTGAGTGCGAGTACTCCGCCGCCGCCTCCGGGTTCCCGGACCCGTCGCCGGAGGTCACCGAGACCGACGCCCTGCGCTGGGACGACCTGTGGCGCTGGAGCCCGCCGACGACGTTCGCCCCGCGGATGCGCACGCTCGCGCAGACCGGGCGGATCCGGCTGTTCACCCACGCCACCGTCACCCGCCTGGACCGCGACCCGGTCGGCGGTGCCGCCACCGAGGCCGTCGTCGTCCCACGCCGTGGCCAGGAGGTCCGGGTCCGGGCGCGCGAGTTCGTGCTGGCGGCCGGCGGTCTGGAGTCGACCCGGATCCTGCTCGCCTCCGACGGCTACGGCGGCAGCGGGCTCGGTGCCGGCATCGGCAACGCCCACGACCAGGTCGGGCGCCACTACATGACCCACCCCGTCGGCGAGGTCGGCCGGCTGCGGCTGACCCCCGCCGGGCAGGCGCTCGGGCTCGGCTACGCCGTCACCCCGGAGGGCGTCTACGCCCGCCGGATGCTCTCGCTGGCCCCGTCGGTGCAGGCCGAGCAGGGGCTGGGCAACCTCAAGGCGGCGGTCTGGTTCGCCGACCCGAAGGACCCGTCGCACCGTGACGCGCTGCTCTCGACGTTCGCGCTCACCTACTGGGGCATGGGGCGGGTCCGCGCCGGCTTCAAGGCGGCCGGCACGCACGCCCAGTATACGTCCACGACGGGGATCTCCCGGCACCTGCGCAACGTCGTCGGCGACCCCCGCCGGGTCGCCCGCTTCGCACGCGGCTGGGCCCGGCCCCGGCTGACCGGCGAGCGCCACCTGCCGTCGTTCATGCCGCTGGACTCGAGCCACTGCCGGCTGCGTTTCGACGCCGAGCAGACCCCGTCCGCGACCAACCGGGTCACCCTGGACCGGGAACGCGACGCCCTCGGACAGTGCCGCCTGCGGATCGACTACTCGGTCTCGGCGAGCGACCGGCAGAGCATCGCGACGTCGCTGACGCTGATCGGCAAGGAGCTCGAGCGGACGGGCCTGGCCACCGTCGACCTCTCCGACGTGGAGCGCGTCGGGGATCTTCCGATGACCGACGGGACCCACCAGATGGGCCTGCTGCGGATGGCGGACTCGCCGCGTGAGGGCGTCGTCGACGCCCGGTGCCGGGTGCACGGCACCCCGAACGTCCACGTCGCGAGCAGCGCGGTGTTCCCGTCGTCCGGCGCGGTCGGGCCGACGCTGGCCCTGGTCGCGATGGCCTGCCGCACCGCCGACGGGATCAGCTGA
- a CDS encoding iron-siderophore ABC transporter substrate-binding protein has product MPFRLRAVTGLFVVLLVAVTACGSGQEAPAPEASGGGAFPVTVPGKLGAAVVPRAPQRVVAMDWTSADIALALGVVPVAMQRVRIGAPTGVQPWAQPRLNGAAPTLFGTDGGDPIEQVAAARPDLIVAAKDYNLTRSHAALSQIAPVVHFRDAPNSDSWQDTTRSVATALGKQTEGDRLIADTEARIARAGTDNPQIRGKSVTFLVAPQAEAVYAVNSTTDVSARFLTGLGLTLNPALNGLPDSTIPGRTLLSYERIGSADADVVLVTGPASSIALIKGVEGYTALPAVREGRSVDLDPTAAQAIAFPSPISLQWAAEEVVPRIARAVVAR; this is encoded by the coding sequence GTGCCGTTCCGTCTGCGGGCCGTGACCGGCCTGTTCGTCGTCCTGCTCGTCGCCGTCACCGCATGCGGGTCCGGCCAGGAGGCACCCGCCCCGGAGGCCTCGGGCGGTGGCGCCTTCCCGGTGACGGTGCCGGGCAAGCTGGGTGCGGCCGTCGTGCCGCGGGCGCCGCAGCGCGTGGTGGCGATGGACTGGACCAGCGCCGACATCGCACTGGCCCTCGGCGTCGTCCCGGTGGCGATGCAACGGGTGCGGATCGGCGCACCCACCGGCGTCCAGCCCTGGGCGCAGCCGCGCCTGAACGGCGCGGCGCCGACGCTGTTCGGCACCGACGGCGGCGATCCGATCGAGCAGGTCGCCGCGGCCCGGCCGGACCTGATCGTCGCGGCCAAGGACTACAACTTGACACGCAGCCACGCGGCGTTGTCGCAGATCGCCCCGGTCGTGCACTTCCGCGACGCCCCCAACTCCGACTCGTGGCAGGACACCACCCGCTCGGTCGCGACGGCGCTGGGCAAGCAGACCGAGGGCGATCGGCTGATCGCCGACACCGAGGCGCGGATCGCCCGGGCCGGCACCGACAACCCGCAGATCCGGGGGAAGTCGGTCACGTTCCTGGTCGCCCCGCAGGCCGAGGCGGTCTATGCGGTGAACTCGACGACGGACGTCTCGGCACGGTTCCTGACCGGGCTCGGGCTGACCCTGAACCCCGCGCTGAACGGTCTGCCCGACTCGACGATCCCGGGCCGCACGCTGCTGTCCTACGAGCGGATCGGCTCCGCGGACGCCGACGTCGTGCTCGTCACCGGGCCGGCGTCGTCGATCGCGTTGATCAAGGGCGTCGAGGGCTACACCGCCCTCCCCGCCGTGCGCGAGGGACGGTCGGTCGACCTCGATCCCACCGCCGCGCAGGCGATCGCGTTCCCGTCACCGATCAGCCTGCAGTGGGCGGCGGAGGAGGTGGTCCCCCGGATCGCCCGGGCCGTGGTGGCCCGCTGA
- a CDS encoding sensor domain-containing diguanylate cyclase — protein sequence MLRDSDPARRSAPSGTSLRTVTKPLLIAASHAIEEFALATARDAPMAVVALFQRLSYFEREAHLYARIAEVADVTLVGLVGDVPPRLPPGVSHVVLSENEPLAREWSVTVLTPRSGATLVARDLEQVDGAARSLERGRLFSGWWSFRRGDAYGELMRLRTTMGPRLTTDQNGGLDEVLARVVSVPGTESDTRHDAATTLLLNRLSEERRRADHTANKLDEVAPGAERDPRSGLPTRAFLERWTDRSATGTLPVGLVLLRVHELAATRHRFGFRAELAVMQSIARILRHRTGPADRAVRVGREEFLLVLPSRDIELLADEAARVQATISALSGAYPFVPTPATAVITRTRARPLPVGELWAALDRATEAGIPVTLLRG from the coding sequence ATGCTGCGTGACTCCGACCCGGCACGTCGGTCCGCCCCGTCCGGCACCTCGCTACGCACGGTGACCAAACCACTGCTCATCGCGGCCTCGCACGCGATCGAGGAGTTCGCCCTCGCGACGGCCCGGGACGCCCCGATGGCCGTCGTCGCGCTGTTCCAGCGGTTGTCCTACTTCGAGCGGGAGGCCCATCTCTACGCCCGGATCGCCGAGGTGGCCGACGTGACGCTGGTCGGGCTCGTCGGCGACGTGCCGCCACGGCTCCCACCGGGCGTCTCGCACGTCGTCCTCTCCGAGAACGAGCCGCTGGCGCGGGAGTGGAGTGTCACCGTGCTGACGCCACGATCCGGGGCGACGCTCGTCGCCCGGGACCTCGAGCAGGTCGACGGCGCGGCACGCTCGCTGGAGCGCGGGCGACTGTTCTCCGGCTGGTGGTCGTTCCGGCGCGGTGACGCCTACGGCGAGCTAATGCGCCTGCGCACCACGATGGGCCCGCGCCTGACCACCGACCAGAACGGCGGGCTCGACGAGGTGCTCGCCCGCGTCGTCTCCGTCCCGGGGACCGAGAGCGACACCCGGCACGACGCCGCGACGACGCTGCTGCTCAACCGTCTCTCCGAAGAGCGCCGCCGCGCCGACCACACCGCGAACAAGCTCGACGAAGTCGCTCCCGGCGCCGAGCGGGACCCGCGCAGCGGTCTGCCGACGCGGGCGTTCCTGGAGCGTTGGACCGACCGGTCGGCCACCGGGACCCTGCCGGTCGGGCTGGTGCTGCTGCGCGTGCACGAGCTGGCCGCCACCCGTCACCGCTTCGGGTTCCGCGCCGAGCTGGCGGTCATGCAGTCGATCGCGCGGATCCTGCGTCATCGCACCGGCCCGGCCGACCGCGCGGTGCGCGTCGGGCGCGAGGAGTTCCTGCTCGTGCTCCCCTCCCGCGACATCGAGCTCCTCGCCGACGAGGCCGCACGGGTGCAGGCGACGATCAGCGCGCTGTCGGGCGCCTACCCGTTCGTCCCGACGCCGGCCACCGCGGTGATCACCCGGACCCGTGCGCGGCCGTTGCCGGTCGGCGAGCTGTGGGCGGCGCTGGACCGGGCGACCGAGGCCGGCATCCCGGTCACGCTGCTGCGCGGCTGA
- a CDS encoding MFS transporter, with the protein MSGPDLRLGTAAGRWVLTACVLGSGMALLDSTVVNIALPRIGTDFGASFAGLQWTVNAYTLTLAGLILLGGSLGDRFGRRRVFLTGAVWFAVASLLCGLAPSIEVLVGARALQGIGGALLTPGSLALISASFHGRDRAAAIGAWSGLGGVAGALGPFVGGWLVEWNWRAVFLINLPLAAVVVVVALRHVPESRDETAEKHLDVPGTVLAVCGLGALTWSLTAAGTDGASIGVIASGLAGVAALVAFALVERRAPAPLVPGDLFADPRFTAANVITLLMYAALGLLFVLLVLQLQVVSGFSPLASGTALLPVTALMLLLSARMGALGARIGPRIPMTVGLLVAAAGIGLMTRIGAGSSYLFDVLPAVIVFGLGLSGAVAPLTTAVLDAADDRHAGVASGVNNAVARAAGLLAVALVPALAGISGDDYTDPVAFGAGFRTAMTVAAGLLVGGAALSATLLRAPRTPRAPSPVEDGPHCGVAGPRPVPRGHRRTR; encoded by the coding sequence GTGAGCGGCCCGGACCTGCGCCTGGGCACGGCGGCCGGGCGGTGGGTGCTGACGGCGTGCGTGCTCGGGTCCGGCATGGCACTGCTGGACTCGACGGTGGTGAACATCGCGCTACCCCGGATCGGCACCGACTTCGGCGCCTCGTTCGCCGGGCTGCAGTGGACGGTCAACGCCTACACGCTGACGCTGGCCGGGCTGATCCTGCTCGGGGGCTCGCTGGGCGACCGGTTCGGCCGCCGGAGGGTGTTCCTGACCGGTGCGGTGTGGTTCGCCGTCGCGTCGCTGCTCTGCGGGCTGGCGCCGTCGATCGAGGTGCTGGTCGGGGCGCGGGCGCTGCAGGGCATCGGCGGCGCGCTGCTGACCCCGGGGAGCCTGGCGCTGATCTCGGCGTCGTTCCACGGGCGGGACCGGGCCGCGGCGATCGGCGCCTGGTCCGGGCTCGGCGGGGTGGCCGGCGCGCTCGGGCCGTTCGTCGGCGGCTGGCTCGTGGAGTGGAACTGGCGGGCGGTGTTCCTGATCAACCTGCCGCTGGCCGCCGTCGTCGTGGTGGTCGCGCTGCGCCACGTCCCGGAGTCGCGCGACGAGACCGCGGAGAAGCACCTCGACGTCCCCGGCACCGTCCTCGCCGTCTGCGGGCTCGGTGCACTCACCTGGTCGCTGACCGCGGCCGGGACCGACGGCGCGAGCATCGGGGTGATCGCATCCGGGCTGGCCGGCGTCGCCGCGCTGGTGGCGTTCGCGCTCGTCGAGCGCCGGGCACCCGCCCCGCTGGTGCCCGGCGACCTGTTCGCGGACCCCCGGTTCACCGCGGCGAACGTGATCACCCTGCTGATGTACGCCGCCCTCGGGCTGCTGTTCGTGCTCCTGGTGCTGCAGCTGCAGGTCGTCTCCGGGTTCAGCCCGCTGGCCTCCGGGACGGCCCTGCTGCCGGTGACGGCCCTGATGCTGCTGCTCTCGGCCCGGATGGGCGCCCTCGGCGCGCGGATCGGGCCACGGATCCCGATGACGGTCGGGCTGCTGGTGGCCGCCGCCGGCATCGGGCTGATGACCCGGATCGGCGCCGGGTCGTCCTACCTGTTCGACGTGCTGCCTGCGGTGATCGTGTTCGGTCTCGGCCTGTCCGGGGCGGTGGCCCCGCTGACCACCGCCGTGCTCGACGCCGCGGACGACCGGCACGCCGGCGTCGCCTCGGGCGTCAACAACGCCGTCGCCCGCGCCGCGGGACTGCTCGCGGTCGCGCTGGTCCCCGCGCTCGCCGGGATCTCCGGCGACGACTACACCGACCCGGTCGCGTTCGGCGCCGGGTTCCGGACCGCGATGACGGTCGCGGCGGGCCTGCTCGTCGGCGGCGCCGCGCTCTCGGCGACGCTGCTGCGCGCGCCCCGGACACCCCGGGCGCCCTCTCCGGTCGAGGACGGCCCGCACTGCGGCGTCGCCGGACCCCGGCCGGTCCCGCGCGGGCACCGGAGGACCCGCTGA